A section of the Clostridium sp. TW13 genome encodes:
- the ribD gene encoding bifunctional diaminohydroxyphosphoribosylaminopyrimidine deaminase/5-amino-6-(5-phosphoribosylamino)uracil reductase RibD has translation MDEVFMKRALELAAKGAGNVNPNPLVGAVIVRNGEIIGEGYHQKYGENHAEVNAILSVEDKSLLKTSTIYVNLEPCAHYGKTPPCAEAIVKYGFKRVVIGALDVNKRVAGKGVKILEDNGIEVKIGVLEKECLALNEIFYKFIAKSEPFVISKWASTLDGKISTHTGDSKWISSEESRQYVHNLRNRVAGILVGVDTVIKDNPLLTCRIENGVNPVRFILDTNGRTPIDAKILEIDNGKNTFIVVDEKIDEVKIEKFINKGVGVIKCSTKEGRICLKSLMKIIGEMKIDSILIEGGSKVHASALKAGIVDKVIAFIAPKIIGAEGKSSIGDLNLDLMKDAVTLKNPTYKTLGGDLFIEAYLR, from the coding sequence ATGGATGAAGTTTTTATGAAAAGGGCCCTAGAATTAGCTGCCAAGGGTGCAGGGAATGTGAATCCTAATCCTTTAGTAGGGGCTGTAATTGTAAGAAATGGCGAAATAATAGGAGAGGGATACCACCAGAAATATGGTGAAAATCATGCAGAGGTTAATGCAATTTTAAGTGTAGAAGATAAAAGCTTATTAAAAACATCAACTATCTACGTAAATCTAGAACCATGTGCTCACTATGGCAAGACCCCTCCTTGTGCTGAAGCTATTGTTAAGTATGGATTTAAAAGAGTAGTGATAGGAGCGCTTGATGTAAACAAAAGAGTAGCTGGTAAAGGTGTAAAAATACTAGAGGATAATGGCATAGAAGTAAAGATTGGTGTGCTAGAGAAGGAATGCTTAGCTTTAAACGAAATTTTCTATAAGTTTATTGCAAAGAGCGAACCCTTTGTGATTTCAAAATGGGCAAGCACCTTGGATGGAAAAATTTCCACACATACAGGTGATTCAAAGTGGATAAGTTCAGAAGAAAGTAGACAATATGTGCATAACTTGAGAAATAGAGTGGCTGGAATCTTAGTTGGTGTTGATACTGTGATAAAAGATAATCCTCTTTTAACTTGCAGGATAGAAAACGGAGTGAATCCAGTTAGATTCATTTTAGATACCAATGGAAGAACACCAATTGATGCAAAAATACTGGAGATAGACAATGGAAAAAACACCTTTATAGTTGTTGATGAAAAGATAGATGAAGTTAAGATAGAGAAATTTATAAACAAGGGTGTAGGAGTAATAAAGTGTTCTACAAAAGAAGGCAGGATATGCTTGAAAAGTCTTATGAAGATAATTGGTGAGATGAAAATAGATAGCATTTTGATTGAAGGTGGAAGCAAAGTTCACGCTTCAGCCTTAAAGGCAGGAATAGTTGATAAGGTTATTGCCTTTATAGCTCCAAAGATAATAGGTGCAGAAGGGAAGTCTTCTATAGGTGATTTAAATTTAGATTTGATGAAGGATGCTGTAACACTAAAGAATCCAACTTATAAGACCTTGGGTGGGGATTTGTTTATAGAAGCTTACTTAAGATAA
- a CDS encoding riboflavin synthase, whose translation MFTGIIEEIGTVTGILKDSAGAKLEIQCKEVINDTKLGDSIATNGVCLTVCKMNQSKFTVDVMTETLRKSSLGNLKVGSKVNLERALTLSSRLGGHIVSGHIDGVGVIKSFKQEGNATWVFIEAPIEILRYMVYKGSITIDGVSLTIAYLDDSSFGVSIIPHTSENTILLGMKVGATVNLECDVIGKYVERLLSFKDRESDTPKESKQGLSLSMLSENGFI comes from the coding sequence ATGTTCACTGGAATTATAGAAGAGATTGGTACAGTAACAGGCATACTAAAAGATTCAGCAGGGGCAAAGCTTGAAATACAATGTAAGGAAGTTATTAATGACACAAAGCTTGGAGATTCAATTGCCACTAATGGAGTTTGTCTTACAGTGTGCAAGATGAACCAAAGCAAGTTTACAGTAGATGTTATGACTGAAACTTTGAGGAAAAGCAGTTTAGGAAATTTAAAAGTTGGCAGTAAGGTTAATCTTGAAAGAGCCTTAACTTTAAGCTCAAGGTTAGGGGGACATATTGTAAGTGGTCATATTGATGGTGTTGGAGTTATTAAAAGCTTTAAGCAAGAAGGAAATGCAACTTGGGTATTCATAGAGGCACCTATAGAAATCTTAAGATACATGGTTTATAAGGGCTCCATAACCATTGATGGTGTAAGCTTAACCATAGCTTACTTAGATGATAGCAGCTTTGGAGTGTCAATAATACCCCACACCTCTGAAAATACTATTTTGCTAGGCATGAAGGTTGGAGCAACAGTTAATTTAGAGTGTGATGTTATAGGAAAGTATGTTGAGAGGCTATTAAGCTTTAAAGACAGAGAGTCTGATACACCAAAGGAAAGTAAACAAGGGCTAAGCTTAAGCATGCTAAGTGAAAATGGTTTTATTTAG
- a CDS encoding bifunctional 3,4-dihydroxy-2-butanone-4-phosphate synthase/GTP cyclohydrolase II: protein MNRFNTIEEGLKDIKEGKMIILVDDEGRENEGDLVIPAEMATGEAINFMIKYARGLVCVPIEKEIADRLELNPMVEKNTDNHETAFTVAIDHKDTTTGISAYERAYTINKMLTSTDRNDFRRPGHIFPLIAKKNGVLERTGHTEGSVDLAKLAGFQGAAVICEIVKEDGHMARRDDLFKFAEEHNIKILTIKDLVEYRKANEMLVERVAETKLPTKYGEFKIFGYRNKLNGEEHVALVKGEINSDEDILLRVHSECLTGDIFASLRCDCGDQLHKALEMINENGSGILLYLRQEGRGIGLLNKLRAYELQEQGVDTVEANIRLGFPADARDYSIGAHILKDLGVRTIKLMTNNPKKIEGLEEYGLKIVKRVPIDMGCNKVNRFYMKTKVEKMGHKLKVV from the coding sequence ATGAATAGATTTAATACAATTGAAGAAGGTTTAAAGGATATAAAAGAAGGAAAGATGATTATCCTTGTGGATGATGAGGGTAGAGAAAATGAAGGTGACTTAGTAATTCCAGCAGAAATGGCAACAGGTGAAGCAATAAACTTTATGATTAAGTACGCAAGAGGACTTGTATGTGTGCCAATAGAGAAAGAGATAGCTGATAGATTGGAGTTAAATCCAATGGTAGAGAAGAATACAGACAATCACGAAACTGCTTTTACAGTAGCTATTGATCATAAAGATACTACTACTGGTATTTCAGCCTATGAGAGAGCCTACACTATAAACAAAATGCTGACTTCTACTGATAGAAATGATTTTAGAAGACCAGGACATATATTCCCTCTAATTGCAAAGAAAAATGGAGTTCTAGAAAGAACAGGTCATACAGAGGGTTCAGTGGATTTAGCTAAACTTGCAGGGTTCCAAGGTGCAGCAGTAATCTGTGAAATTGTAAAAGAAGATGGGCATATGGCAAGAAGAGATGACTTATTTAAGTTTGCAGAGGAACATAATATAAAAATATTAACAATTAAAGACCTTGTAGAATACAGAAAAGCTAATGAAATGTTAGTAGAAAGAGTAGCAGAGACTAAGTTGCCTACTAAATATGGTGAATTTAAGATATTTGGATATAGAAACAAGTTAAATGGAGAGGAGCATGTTGCTCTAGTGAAGGGTGAAATAAATTCAGATGAAGATATACTTTTAAGAGTTCACTCAGAATGTTTAACAGGAGATATCTTTGCATCCTTAAGATGTGATTGTGGAGATCAACTTCATAAAGCTTTAGAAATGATTAATGAAAATGGCTCAGGAATTCTATTATATTTAAGACAAGAAGGAAGAGGAATTGGTCTTTTAAATAAGCTTAGAGCTTATGAATTACAAGAACAAGGTGTAGATACAGTTGAGGCAAATATAAGACTTGGATTCCCTGCTGATGCAAGAGACTATAGCATAGGAGCGCATATTTTAAAGGATTTAGGAGTAAGAACTATAAAGCTTATGACTAACAATCCAAAGAAGATTGAAGGTCTTGAAGAATATGGACTTAAGATAGTTAAGAGAGTTCCAATTGATATGGGTTGCAACAAGGTTAATAGATTCTACATGAAAACTAAGGTAGAAAAGATGGGACATAAATTAAAAGTTGTATAG
- the ribE gene encoding 6,7-dimethyl-8-ribityllumazine synthase, which produces MMIFEGNLIGSELKVGIVVGRFNEFIVNKLLGGAMDGLKRHGVPEESVDVAYVPGAFEIPLIAKKLAESKKYDGVICLGAVIKGSTPHFDYVCAESSKGIASVSLNTGVPVIFGVLTTDNIEQAIERAGTKAGNKGYDAAVSAIEMANLIKGIEL; this is translated from the coding sequence ATTATGATATTTGAAGGAAATTTAATAGGTAGTGAATTAAAGGTTGGTATAGTAGTAGGAAGATTTAACGAATTTATAGTAAACAAGCTTTTAGGTGGAGCAATGGATGGTCTTAAGAGACATGGGGTGCCAGAAGAGAGTGTGGACGTAGCTTATGTACCAGGAGCCTTTGAAATTCCACTAATAGCAAAGAAACTAGCTGAAAGCAAAAAATATGATGGGGTAATTTGCTTAGGTGCGGTTATAAAAGGTTCAACTCCACACTTTGATTATGTATGTGCAGAAAGTTCTAAGGGAATAGCAAGTGTTTCATTAAACACAGGAGTGCCAGTAATCTTTGGAGTATTAACTACAGACAATATTGAACAAGCTATTGAAAGAGCAGGAACAAAAGCAGGAAATAAGGGATATGATGCGGCAGTAAGTGCAATTGAAATGGCTAACTTAATTAAAGGAATAGAACTATAG
- a CDS encoding AraC family transcriptional regulator, which translates to MIKIYRMGCNAAHDKNFYINRPTGWGCYLLLLVKTEALFQINGEMTLCQPGTAVLYSPGQHHHYKTIGDVYINDWLQFDTDINLFGQSFPFGIPVVLSSPKDCYSVFSVLYNEFMSNSAHRKQNFINLLPFIINKINDSYRTEKINPLYDSLLSLRCDIYAHPESSWKIPDLSKKLNVSTSYFHAIYYQTFNTTCINDVIESRLAYARQLLSDTSITIDETAFNCGYQNVEHFIRQFKKKCGITPGKYRKNHRAGFDVATFITK; encoded by the coding sequence TTGATTAAAATTTACAGAATGGGATGTAATGCTGCTCATGATAAGAACTTCTATATCAATCGACCCACTGGATGGGGTTGCTATCTTCTTCTCTTAGTAAAAACAGAAGCATTATTTCAAATAAATGGAGAGATGACACTTTGTCAACCAGGTACTGCAGTTTTATATTCTCCTGGACAGCATCATCATTATAAGACAATTGGCGATGTTTATATTAACGACTGGTTGCAGTTTGATACAGATATCAATTTATTTGGGCAAAGCTTTCCTTTTGGTATTCCTGTTGTTTTATCCTCTCCTAAGGATTGTTATAGTGTTTTTTCAGTACTTTATAATGAATTCATGTCAAATTCTGCTCATCGGAAACAGAATTTTATTAATCTCCTTCCATTCATTATCAATAAAATAAATGATAGTTATAGAACAGAGAAAATAAATCCGCTTTATGATAGCTTACTTTCCTTGAGGTGTGATATTTATGCGCATCCAGAATCAAGTTGGAAGATACCTGACCTCTCAAAAAAACTAAATGTAAGTACAAGTTATTTTCATGCAATCTATTACCAAACTTTCAATACTACTTGTATAAATGATGTTATAGAAAGTAGACTTGCTTATGCACGTCAACTATTATCAGATACAAGTATTACAATTGATGAAACAGCATTTAATTGTGGATATCAAAATGTTGAACATTTTATTAGGCAGTTTAAAAAGAAGTGTGGGATAACCCCTGGCAAATATAGAAAGAATCACAGAGCTGGTTTTGATGTTGCAACCTTTATAACTAAGTAG